A window of the Cystobacter fuscus genome harbors these coding sequences:
- a CDS encoding hybrid non-ribosomal peptide synthetase/type I polyketide synthase has translation MNREPIAIIGLGCRFPGARDSRAFWKLLRDGVDAITPVPPGRWDIDSFYDPDPSAEGKMSTRWGGFVEQVDQFDPQFFGIAPREVTTMDPQQRLLLEVTWEALEDAGLIPERLAGSRTGVFVGMSSYDYYTLLSQDSRNIDAHIGTGNTNCIAANRISYLFDFQGPSLVVDTACSSSLVAVHLACKSLWSGDATLAVAGGVQLVLSPWVTVGYSKSGFMAADGRCKAFDAAANGYVRSEGSGIIVLKPLSKALEDGDSIYALIRGSAVNQDGRSNGLTAPNPAAQEAVLRAAYADAGVPPSRVQYVEAHGTGTKLGDPIEVKSLAAVVGADRPEGNVCALGSVKTNIGHLEAAAGIAGLIKVALSLKHRQIPPSLHFKVPNPYIRFDKIPLRVQQELKPWPERPEPALAGVSSFGFGGTNAHLVLEGAPPVAPPEDEGGERPRHVLALGAKSPSALRELARRYQAYVEEQPEVALGDLCFSANTRCPPFAHQLTVVAASPQELRERLASFAHEQATAGVTYAQLNRRKRPKVAFLFTGQGAQYTGMGRELYETQPTFRDALDRCAKILRPLLGRSLLEVLYPEPGKASPLDETAFTQPALFALEYALARLWMSWGVEPAAVLGHSVGEFVAACVAGVFRLEDALRLIAERGKLMQALPSGGAMAAILAPEPRVAAAIERYAGALDIAAINGPESIVVSGKKEALDAVITAFEAEGVRCQRLRVSHAFHSPLMEPMLDGLERVAGTIRHQAPKLPFISNVTGEALASGQLLDGAYWRRHTRAPVRFLEGIRALHAQGCELFLEIGPKPILTHLGARCLPEVQAGWLPSLAENRNDWVVMLDALCALRAGGVELDWKGFDRDYPRKRVSLPHYPFERKRYWFKEGATEVSEKAAAATVSRPQPAEAAKPKRLEAITVAVRKMVADLLKASPSEIDPQASFLEMGADSISLIDAIRLIDANYKLKLSVRQLFEELTSIEALAAHIERHLPPEESAPVAAPEAAPPPAPVRSPVPVLAAAEPRRDEIAPTACSISQARASNLVKAPPTGNGVPFQQPVFQQPVLAAQPPPPAPVAPVRHAPPALPESSLERLFAQQLEIVSKQLDLLKDAGGTRVAPAPVAPPVEPEPRSIPPVSVAPAVAAPAPAPAPAVQPPRAPQAAATSPASVAVDSAEMNQRQQQYLRSFMERYARRTGGSKAWAQKHRPVLADNRALAGLRMPIKEICYPIVGSRYAGSRIWDVDGNEYVDIAMGFGVHLFGHGAPFIKRALMQQLELGHGVGPQPERAGQLAELFTELTGAERVTFCQSGTESVMTALRLARTATGRNRIVLFKGSFHGHYDGVLAQAQGGDGDAIPVALGISKNAVRDVVVLDYGEQSALDYLRQHAHELAAVLVEPVQSRRPELQPRAFLHEVRAITEASGTALIFDEIITGFRIHQGGAQAHFGVRADLATYGKVPGGGMPLAAVAGKRRFMDGIDGGQWNYGDPSYPEADRTFFAGTFNKPPLSLATAYAVLEHLKEQGPRLQEQLNERTAQLAAQLNAFFEQQRVPAQVVHFGSLFRFVLKGNLDLFFYHLVERGVYVWEGRTCFLSTAHTEADIAHILEAVRGSVEDLRQGGFLPELSPGTPGPGGGGGATRPPPRAVETPRPGAPAQVSSASAASPGTGAGKGSAQAREQVPEPRTEFWERRRSRSTSNRVAGANDSESKARRAERDLEFSLYFFGKYDAPFRDDKYDLLFDSARYADAHGFSAVWLPERHFHAFGGLSPNPAVVCSALARETKHLSLRAGSVVVPLHHPLRVVEEWSVVDNLSKGRVGLSFASGWHPDDFVYAPEAFGKHREMMFEGVETIRKLWRGESMRARGGGKNELDVRCFPAPMQRELPFWITVVNNPDTYVRAGQLGANVLTNLMGQTLEDLERNIALYRQALHDHGHDPDAGKVTVLMHTFVGEDLQTVRDAARGPFCDYLATHFALFQNLAKSQNLPVNLDQLTADDKQYMLSMAYDRYARTSALIGTPESCQEILDHIRSLGVDEVACFMDFGMEPKAVMASMPTLVALKERFRGDGGGAPGPSGPARGPSTTQLPAKSVESAVTTLELTESQQEFLVVAQMTADEDSMSGHQALALKLTGPLNPQALRTAVQSVIDRHEALRTTISAEGDRQIVHPSVKVELAFVDFSHVPEDAREREALRWLDEESETGFDLVHGPLFHAQVLELGERLHILSLVTHHIFCDGQSVAVIIAELAELYSAACEGVRRELPEPMQFRRFIELQQQQQAKTLAEHEAYWLQKFSGSLPVLQLPFDRPRPPIKTFAAARLTDTIGGELCQAVRKVGQRYGATPFMMLFAAYTCLLHRMSGQGDIIVGVPASGRTVEGSEGMVGHCANLLPVRTNVHGGLRFSEHLLAIKSALLDDYEHQAYRFATLLEKLRVPRDPSVSPIVTVAFNLDRPVPPPRMFELEVDWFPRPISFGVPELGLSIKELRGELSLEWDYNTDLFDAETIHRTMGHFRTLVEGLTAHPEQRLCDLPMLASEERQRFAEWNRTAAPSYGRATLPRLFEAQVRRTPDAPALTVAGETLSYGELNARANQLAHHLRSLGVGRESLVGICVERSVEMVVGLLGILKAGAAYVPLDPSFPAERLAHMVHHSRLSLLLTQERVAGRLPESGVRQVRFEAEHALLSRQPTGDLPDGVGTEELAYVMYTSGSTGIPKGIQITHGALTNLLESMREQLEPTARDVLLAVTTISFDIAALELYLPLIVGARLVVTDSETAADGEQLAQEMARVTPSLMQATPATWRMLIEAGWRGDPRLCILCGGEALRQELAEQLLERGGRVWNLYGPTETTIWSAAHRVGKVRGERREDASEPIGRPIANTQLRVLGPRLHQVPVGVTGELYIGGLGLARGYLAQPSLTAEKFVPDPFGDEPGARLYKTGDLARYLADGTIEFLGRTDYQVKIRGFRVELGAIEAALGQHPAVADVAVIAREIGPGDTRLFGYVVFRQGQSLPVEELHAFLKHKLPAYMIPASITAGTELPLTPNGKVDRKALAALDVGRAVSRVYVAPRNALETELVQIWEEVLGVKPVGVTDNFFHLGGNSLLGVRLMTRIRRHLGQEVPLALFIEDPTIVHLTQVIYQKSLGVPSVAEGQAAAGQGKTSIVKVRPEGKHHPLFFAAQLGGIYSSNVVVGLLDMARELDPDQPFYGLQAPALAPELAEAVSRGNPLSLDDWRYDRAHFDRVVLDCVEALRKVQPEGPYYLGGFCSGSLLVFEIARRLTEMRQEVARIVLLDPPIGGDAVPPGPSRYDAALADLVWFIGREIGWEAGWDLTALYAELEPLGADERWALALRKLKEAEAVPASTEAQDLRRLFDAKRLNEEIMSRILDSYEPPVSPHPVTILISDHTREDYTDDALKAALERVRRHITGSLDVHFVPGDHGSLFQSPNVAVLANHVNRCLAESRPRGA, from the coding sequence ATGAACCGCGAACCCATTGCGATCATCGGCCTGGGCTGCCGCTTCCCGGGTGCGAGGGATTCAAGGGCATTCTGGAAGCTCCTGCGTGATGGCGTGGATGCCATTACCCCCGTCCCGCCCGGACGCTGGGACATCGACTCGTTCTACGATCCGGACCCCAGCGCCGAAGGCAAGATGAGCACCCGCTGGGGTGGGTTCGTGGAGCAGGTGGATCAATTCGATCCGCAATTCTTTGGCATCGCCCCGCGCGAGGTCACCACCATGGATCCCCAGCAGCGGCTGCTGCTGGAGGTGACGTGGGAGGCATTGGAGGACGCGGGTCTGATTCCCGAGCGGCTGGCGGGCTCCAGGACGGGTGTCTTCGTCGGGATGTCCAGCTACGACTACTACACGCTGCTGAGCCAGGACTCGCGCAACATCGACGCCCACATCGGCACGGGCAACACGAACTGCATCGCGGCCAACCGCATCTCCTACCTGTTCGACTTCCAGGGCCCCAGCCTGGTCGTGGACACCGCGTGCTCGTCCTCGCTCGTCGCCGTGCACCTGGCCTGCAAGAGTCTGTGGAGCGGGGATGCCACCCTCGCCGTCGCGGGTGGGGTGCAGCTCGTCCTGTCACCCTGGGTGACGGTGGGCTACTCGAAGTCGGGGTTCATGGCCGCGGATGGCCGCTGCAAGGCGTTCGACGCCGCGGCCAATGGCTATGTCCGCAGCGAGGGCTCCGGCATCATCGTCCTCAAGCCGCTGTCCAAGGCGCTGGAGGACGGTGACTCCATCTACGCCCTCATCCGCGGCAGCGCCGTCAACCAGGACGGGCGCAGCAACGGGCTCACGGCGCCCAACCCCGCCGCGCAGGAAGCGGTGCTGCGCGCGGCCTACGCGGATGCCGGGGTGCCGCCCTCGCGGGTGCAATACGTGGAGGCGCATGGCACGGGCACGAAGCTGGGCGATCCCATCGAGGTGAAGTCGCTCGCCGCCGTGGTGGGCGCGGATCGCCCCGAGGGCAATGTCTGCGCGCTGGGCTCGGTGAAGACCAACATCGGCCACCTGGAGGCCGCGGCGGGCATCGCGGGCCTCATCAAGGTGGCGCTGTCGCTCAAGCACCGGCAGATCCCTCCGAGCCTCCATTTCAAGGTCCCCAACCCCTACATCCGCTTCGACAAGATTCCCCTGCGCGTCCAGCAGGAGCTGAAGCCCTGGCCCGAGCGGCCGGAGCCCGCCCTGGCCGGTGTCAGCTCGTTCGGCTTCGGCGGCACCAATGCCCACCTCGTCCTGGAGGGGGCTCCTCCGGTGGCGCCGCCCGAGGACGAGGGGGGTGAGCGGCCCCGGCACGTGCTCGCCCTCGGTGCGAAGAGCCCGAGCGCGCTGCGCGAGCTGGCCCGCCGCTACCAGGCGTATGTGGAGGAGCAGCCGGAGGTGGCGCTGGGCGACCTCTGCTTCAGCGCCAACACGCGCTGCCCGCCCTTCGCGCACCAGCTCACCGTGGTCGCCGCGTCTCCCCAGGAGCTGCGCGAGCGCCTGGCATCCTTCGCGCACGAGCAGGCGACGGCGGGCGTGACGTACGCGCAGCTCAACCGTCGCAAGCGCCCGAAGGTGGCCTTCCTCTTCACGGGACAGGGCGCCCAGTACACCGGCATGGGGCGCGAGCTCTACGAGACGCAGCCCACCTTCCGGGACGCGCTCGATCGCTGCGCGAAGATCCTGCGCCCGCTCCTCGGCCGGAGCCTGCTGGAGGTGCTCTACCCCGAGCCGGGGAAGGCCTCTCCGCTCGACGAGACGGCCTTCACGCAGCCGGCCCTGTTCGCGCTGGAGTACGCGCTCGCGCGGCTGTGGATGTCGTGGGGCGTGGAGCCCGCGGCGGTGCTGGGGCACAGCGTGGGGGAGTTCGTCGCGGCCTGCGTCGCGGGCGTGTTCCGCCTGGAGGATGCCCTGCGGCTGATCGCCGAGCGGGGCAAGCTGATGCAGGCGCTCCCCAGCGGTGGCGCGATGGCGGCCATCCTCGCGCCCGAGCCCCGCGTGGCGGCAGCGATCGAGCGGTATGCCGGCGCGCTCGACATCGCCGCGATCAACGGGCCCGAGAGCATCGTCGTCTCCGGCAAGAAGGAGGCGCTCGACGCCGTCATCACCGCGTTCGAGGCCGAGGGCGTGCGCTGCCAGCGGCTTCGCGTGTCCCATGCGTTCCACTCCCCGCTCATGGAGCCGATGCTCGATGGGCTGGAGCGGGTGGCGGGTACGATCCGTCACCAGGCGCCCAAGCTGCCCTTCATCTCCAACGTGACGGGCGAGGCCCTGGCCTCGGGACAGCTCCTCGACGGGGCCTACTGGCGGCGGCACACCCGCGCTCCGGTGCGGTTCCTGGAGGGCATCCGCGCCCTGCACGCCCAGGGCTGTGAGCTGTTCCTGGAGATCGGTCCGAAGCCCATCCTGACGCACCTGGGCGCACGCTGCCTCCCGGAGGTCCAGGCCGGCTGGCTGCCCTCGCTGGCGGAGAATCGGAACGACTGGGTCGTGATGCTCGATGCCCTTTGCGCCCTTCGCGCGGGGGGCGTGGAGCTGGATTGGAAGGGGTTCGACAGGGACTACCCCAGGAAGCGTGTGTCCCTGCCGCATTACCCGTTCGAGAGAAAGCGCTACTGGTTCAAGGAAGGGGCAACCGAGGTGAGTGAGAAAGCCGCCGCAGCCACAGTGTCCAGGCCCCAGCCAGCCGAAGCCGCGAAGCCCAAGCGTCTGGAGGCCATCACCGTCGCCGTGCGCAAGATGGTGGCGGACCTGCTCAAGGCCTCTCCCTCCGAGATCGACCCCCAGGCTTCGTTCCTGGAGATGGGCGCCGACTCGATTTCGCTCATCGACGCCATCCGCCTCATCGACGCCAACTACAAGCTCAAGCTCTCCGTGCGACAGCTCTTCGAGGAGCTCACCTCGATCGAGGCGCTCGCGGCCCACATCGAGCGCCACCTCCCGCCGGAGGAGTCCGCGCCCGTGGCCGCTCCCGAGGCCGCGCCCCCTCCGGCTCCCGTGCGGAGTCCGGTCCCGGTGCTGGCGGCGGCGGAGCCACGGCGGGACGAGATCGCGCCGACCGCGTGCTCCATCTCCCAGGCGCGGGCCTCCAACCTCGTGAAGGCTCCGCCCACCGGCAATGGCGTTCCGTTCCAGCAGCCCGTGTTCCAGCAACCCGTGCTCGCCGCCCAGCCTCCGCCGCCTGCCCCGGTGGCTCCGGTCCGGCACGCTCCCCCGGCGCTCCCCGAAAGCTCGCTCGAGCGGCTCTTCGCGCAGCAACTCGAGATCGTCTCCAAGCAGCTCGATCTGCTCAAGGACGCGGGCGGAACGCGGGTCGCCCCAGCGCCCGTGGCTCCCCCGGTGGAGCCGGAGCCCCGGAGCATTCCCCCCGTGAGCGTTGCTCCGGCCGTGGCCGCCCCGGCTCCGGCTCCGGCTCCCGCCGTCCAGCCGCCCCGCGCACCCCAGGCCGCTGCCACTTCGCCCGCCTCCGTCGCGGTGGACTCGGCGGAGATGAACCAGCGGCAGCAGCAGTACCTGCGCTCGTTCATGGAGCGGTACGCGCGGCGCACGGGTGGCTCCAAGGCGTGGGCCCAGAAGCACCGTCCGGTCCTCGCCGACAACCGGGCCCTGGCCGGTCTGCGCATGCCCATCAAGGAGATCTGCTACCCCATCGTGGGCTCCCGCTACGCGGGCTCTCGCATCTGGGATGTGGACGGCAATGAGTACGTCGACATCGCGATGGGCTTCGGTGTCCACCTCTTCGGCCACGGGGCGCCGTTCATCAAGCGGGCCCTCATGCAGCAGCTCGAGCTCGGCCATGGCGTGGGCCCCCAGCCGGAGCGTGCGGGACAACTCGCCGAGCTGTTCACCGAGCTGACCGGCGCCGAGCGCGTGACGTTCTGCCAGTCCGGCACCGAGTCCGTCATGACCGCGCTGCGGCTGGCCCGCACGGCCACCGGGCGCAACCGGATCGTGCTCTTCAAGGGCTCGTTCCATGGTCATTACGATGGCGTCCTCGCGCAGGCGCAGGGGGGTGACGGAGACGCCATCCCCGTGGCCCTGGGCATCTCGAAGAACGCGGTCCGGGACGTGGTGGTGCTCGACTACGGCGAGCAGAGCGCCCTCGACTATCTGCGCCAGCACGCCCATGAGCTGGCCGCCGTGCTGGTGGAGCCGGTGCAGAGCCGCCGTCCGGAGTTGCAGCCGCGTGCCTTCCTCCACGAGGTGCGTGCCATCACCGAGGCGTCGGGCACGGCGCTCATCTTCGATGAGATCATCACCGGCTTCCGCATCCACCAGGGAGGCGCCCAGGCGCACTTCGGCGTCCGTGCGGACCTCGCCACGTACGGGAAGGTCCCCGGTGGTGGCATGCCCCTGGCGGCCGTGGCCGGCAAGCGGCGCTTCATGGACGGCATCGACGGCGGCCAGTGGAACTACGGGGACCCGTCCTACCCCGAGGCCGACCGGACCTTCTTCGCCGGTACCTTCAACAAGCCGCCCCTGTCGCTCGCCACGGCGTACGCGGTGCTCGAGCACCTCAAGGAGCAGGGCCCTCGACTCCAGGAGCAGTTGAACGAGCGCACCGCGCAGCTGGCCGCGCAGCTCAACGCCTTCTTCGAGCAGCAGCGCGTCCCCGCGCAGGTCGTCCACTTCGGCTCGTTGTTCCGCTTCGTGCTGAAGGGCAACCTCGACCTGTTCTTCTACCACCTCGTGGAGCGGGGCGTTTACGTGTGGGAGGGGCGCACGTGCTTCCTCTCCACGGCCCATACCGAGGCGGACATCGCGCACATCCTCGAGGCCGTCCGCGGCAGCGTGGAGGATCTGCGGCAGGGTGGTTTCCTCCCCGAGCTGTCTCCGGGCACCCCCGGACCGGGCGGCGGTGGCGGTGCGACCCGGCCTCCGCCGCGGGCCGTCGAGACACCGCGCCCCGGCGCTCCCGCTCAAGTGTCGTCCGCGTCCGCCGCGAGCCCAGGCACTGGCGCCGGGAAGGGGAGCGCGCAGGCACGGGAGCAGGTCCCGGAGCCCCGCACCGAGTTCTGGGAGCGGCGGCGCTCCCGGAGCACGTCCAACCGGGTGGCTGGCGCGAACGACTCGGAGAGCAAGGCCCGGCGGGCGGAGCGTGATCTGGAGTTCAGCCTCTACTTCTTCGGCAAGTACGACGCTCCGTTCCGGGACGACAAGTACGATCTCCTCTTCGACAGCGCACGCTACGCCGACGCGCATGGCTTCTCCGCGGTCTGGCTTCCCGAGCGCCACTTCCACGCCTTCGGTGGTCTCTCCCCGAATCCGGCGGTGGTCTGCTCCGCCCTGGCCCGGGAGACGAAGCACCTGTCGCTGAGGGCTGGCAGCGTCGTCGTGCCCCTGCACCACCCGCTGCGCGTCGTGGAGGAGTGGTCCGTGGTGGACAACCTGTCCAAGGGACGGGTGGGGCTCTCGTTCGCCTCGGGCTGGCATCCGGATGACTTCGTGTACGCGCCCGAGGCCTTCGGCAAGCATCGCGAGATGATGTTCGAGGGCGTCGAGACCATCCGCAAGCTGTGGCGTGGCGAGTCCATGCGCGCGCGCGGCGGAGGCAAGAACGAACTCGACGTGCGCTGCTTCCCGGCGCCGATGCAGCGCGAGCTGCCCTTCTGGATCACCGTCGTGAACAATCCGGACACCTACGTCCGGGCGGGACAGCTGGGTGCCAACGTCCTGACGAACCTGATGGGCCAGACGCTCGAGGACCTGGAGCGCAACATCGCCCTCTACCGGCAGGCCCTGCATGACCACGGACATGATCCGGACGCCGGCAAGGTGACGGTGCTGATGCACACCTTCGTCGGGGAGGATCTCCAGACGGTCCGTGACGCCGCGCGCGGCCCCTTCTGTGATTACCTCGCCACGCACTTCGCGCTCTTCCAGAACCTGGCGAAGAGTCAGAACCTGCCCGTCAACCTGGACCAGCTCACGGCGGACGACAAGCAGTACATGTTGTCCATGGCCTACGACCGATATGCGCGCACGAGCGCCTTGATCGGCACGCCCGAGTCCTGCCAGGAGATCCTCGACCACATCCGCTCGCTCGGCGTCGACGAGGTGGCGTGCTTCATGGACTTCGGGATGGAGCCCAAGGCCGTGATGGCGAGCATGCCCACGCTCGTGGCGCTGAAGGAGCGGTTTCGCGGGGATGGAGGGGGGGCTCCAGGCCCGTCCGGCCCGGCCCGCGGGCCGAGCACCACCCAGCTCCCGGCGAAGTCGGTGGAGTCCGCGGTCACCACCCTGGAGCTGACCGAGTCGCAGCAGGAGTTCCTGGTCGTCGCCCAGATGACGGCGGATGAGGACTCCATGAGCGGGCACCAGGCGCTCGCCTTGAAGCTCACGGGGCCGCTGAATCCCCAGGCCCTGCGCACCGCCGTCCAGTCCGTCATCGACCGGCACGAGGCGCTGCGGACCACCATCAGCGCCGAGGGAGACCGGCAGATCGTCCACCCCTCGGTGAAGGTGGAGCTCGCGTTCGTCGACTTCTCACACGTGCCGGAGGATGCGCGCGAGCGGGAGGCGCTCAGGTGGCTCGATGAGGAGAGCGAGACCGGCTTCGACCTGGTCCACGGGCCGCTCTTCCACGCGCAGGTGCTCGAGCTGGGGGAGCGGCTGCACATCCTCAGTCTGGTGACGCACCACATCTTTTGTGACGGTCAGTCCGTGGCCGTCATCATCGCGGAGCTCGCCGAGCTCTACTCGGCGGCGTGCGAGGGCGTCCGCCGCGAGCTGCCCGAGCCCATGCAGTTCCGGCGCTTCATCGAGCTGCAACAGCAGCAACAGGCCAAGACCCTGGCCGAGCACGAGGCGTACTGGCTCCAGAAGTTCTCCGGGTCGCTGCCCGTGCTGCAACTGCCGTTCGATCGTCCGCGCCCGCCCATCAAGACGTTCGCGGCGGCGCGGCTGACGGACACGATCGGCGGCGAGCTGTGCCAGGCCGTGAGGAAGGTGGGCCAGCGCTACGGCGCCACGCCGTTCATGATGCTCTTCGCCGCGTACACCTGTCTGCTGCACCGGATGTCGGGACAGGGCGACATCATCGTCGGGGTACCCGCCTCCGGCCGGACCGTCGAGGGCAGCGAGGGGATGGTGGGCCACTGCGCGAACCTGCTGCCCGTGCGCACGAACGTCCACGGTGGGCTTCGCTTCTCCGAGCACCTGCTGGCCATCAAGAGCGCGCTCCTGGACGACTACGAGCACCAGGCGTACCGCTTCGCGACGCTGCTAGAGAAGCTGCGGGTGCCGAGGGATCCGAGCGTCTCGCCCATCGTCACGGTGGCCTTCAACCTGGACCGTCCGGTGCCTCCCCCGAGGATGTTCGAGCTGGAGGTCGACTGGTTCCCCCGGCCCATCAGCTTCGGTGTGCCCGAGCTCGGGCTGAGCATCAAGGAGCTGCGCGGCGAGCTGAGCCTCGAGTGGGACTACAACACGGACCTGTTCGACGCGGAGACGATCCACAGGACGATGGGCCACTTCCGCACCCTGGTGGAGGGCCTCACCGCCCATCCCGAGCAGCGGCTGTGCGATCTGCCGATGCTCGCGAGCGAGGAGCGCCAGCGCTTCGCGGAATGGAATCGTACCGCCGCCCCCAGCTACGGCCGCGCGACCCTGCCTCGGCTCTTCGAGGCCCAGGTGCGCCGCACGCCCGATGCGCCGGCGTTGACCGTCGCGGGCGAGACGCTGAGCTACGGTGAGCTGAACGCACGGGCCAACCAGCTCGCCCACCATCTGCGGTCACTGGGCGTGGGTCGCGAGTCGCTCGTGGGCATCTGCGTCGAGCGCTCGGTGGAGATGGTGGTCGGGCTGCTGGGCATCCTCAAGGCCGGTGCGGCCTACGTGCCGCTGGATCCGTCCTTCCCCGCCGAGCGGCTGGCCCACATGGTCCACCACTCGCGGCTGTCCCTGCTGCTGACCCAGGAGCGCGTGGCGGGACGGCTTCCCGAGAGCGGGGTGCGGCAGGTCCGCTTCGAGGCCGAGCACGCGCTCCTGTCGCGGCAGCCCACCGGGGATCTCCCGGACGGGGTGGGAACGGAGGAGCTGGCGTACGTGATGTACACGTCGGGCTCGACGGGAATCCCCAAGGGGATCCAGATCACCCATGGCGCGCTGACCAATCTGCTCGAGTCGATGCGGGAGCAGCTCGAGCCGACGGCGCGGGACGTACTGCTCGCGGTGACGACGATCTCGTTCGACATCGCGGCGCTCGAGCTCTACCTGCCGCTGATCGTGGGCGCGCGGCTGGTGGTGACGGACAGCGAGACGGCGGCGGATGGCGAGCAGCTGGCCCAGGAGATGGCGCGCGTCACTCCCAGTCTGATGCAGGCCACGCCCGCGACGTGGCGGATGCTCATCGAGGCGGGCTGGCGGGGTGATCCGCGGCTGTGCATCCTCTGTGGCGGAGAGGCCCTGCGCCAGGAACTGGCCGAGCAGCTCCTCGAGCGGGGAGGGCGCGTCTGGAATCTCTACGGCCCCACGGAGACGACGATCTGGTCCGCCGCCCACCGCGTGGGGAAGGTGCGCGGTGAGCGCCGCGAGGATGCCTCCGAGCCCATCGGCCGGCCGATTGCCAACACCCAGCTCCGGGTGCTCGGCCCGCGGCTGCATCAGGTCCCCGTGGGCGTCACGGGAGAGCTGTACATCGGAGGACTCGGCCTGGCCCGGGGCTATCTGGCACAGCCCTCCCTGACCGCGGAGAAGTTCGTTCCGGATCCCTTCGGCGACGAGCCCGGCGCGCGCCTCTACAAGACCGGGGACCTGGCCCGGTACCTCGCCGATGGCACCATCGAGTTCCTGGGCCGCACGGACTACCAGGTGAAGATCCGTGGGTTCCGCGTCGAGCTGGGGGCCATCGAGGCCGCGCTCGGCCAGCACCCGGCTGTCGCCGACGTGGCGGTCATCGCGCGTGAGATTGGACCCGGCGACACGCGCCTCTTCGGCTACGTGGTCTTCCGCCAGGGACAGTCCCTCCCCGTGGAAGAGCTGCACGCGTTCCTGAAGCACAAGCTGCCGGCCTACATGATCCCCGCCTCGATCACCGCGGGGACGGAGCTGCCGCTGACGCCCAACGGCAAGGTGGATCGCAAGGCCCTGGCGGCGCTGGACGTGGGCCGGGCGGTCTCGCGGGTCTACGTCGCTCCGCGCAACGCGTTGGAGACGGAGCTGGTCCAGATCTGGGAAGAGGTGCTGGGCGTGAAGCCCGTCGGCGTGACGGACAACTTCTTCCACCTCGGGGGCAACTCGCTGCTCGGCGTCCGGCTCATGACGCGCATCCGCCGGCACCTCGGCCAGGAGGTTCCCCTGGCGCTCTTCATCGAGGACCCGACGATCGTCCACCTGACCCAGGTCATCTACCAGAAGAGCCTGGGGGTTCCCTCCGTGGCGGAGGGGCAGGCCGCGGCGGGGCAGGGCAAGACGTCGATCGTGAAGGTGCGGCCGGAGGGCAAGCACCACCCGTTGTTCTTCGCCGCCCAGCTCGGTGGCATCTACTCGTCCAACGTGGTGGTGGGGCTGCTGGACATGGCGCGCGAGCTGGATCCCGACCAGCCCTTCTACGGCCTGCAGGCCCCCGCCCTCGCCCCCGAGCTGGCCGAGGCGGTCTCCCGGGGCAACCCGCTCTCCCTGGACGACTGGCGGTATGACCGCGCGCACTTCGACCGCGTGGTGCTCGATTGCGTCGAGGCGCTCCGCAAGGTCCAGCCCGAGGGGCCGTACTACCTGGGTGGATTCTGCTCCGGCAGCCTGCTCGTCTTCGAGATCGCCCGGCGGCTGACGGAGATGCGGCAGGAGGTGGCTCGCATCGTGCTCCTGGATCCACCCATCGGGGGCGATGCCGTGCCTCCAGGGCCCTCGCGGTACGATGCCGCGCTCGCGGATCTCGTCTGGTTCATCGGCCGGGAGATCGGCTGGGAGGCGGGATGGGATCTCACCGCCCTCTACGCCGAGCTGGAGCCGCTCGGCGCCGACGAGCGCTGGGCGCTGGCCCTTCGCAAGCTGAAGGAGGCCGAGGCCGTCCCCGCCTCGACGGAGGCCCAGGATCTGCGGCGGCTCTTCGATGCGAAGCGGCTCAACGAGGAGATCATGAGCCGGATCCTCGACAGCTACGAGCCCCCGGTCTCTCCCCATCCGGTCACCATCCTGATCTCGGACCACACCCGCGAGGACTACACCGACG